A single region of the Streptomyces virginiae genome encodes:
- a CDS encoding MFS transporter has product MAGQVLGGLGVPISIALAPVLATEVSGTEALSGVASTAAVIGTAVVSLPLAALMNARGRRPGLVLAYLIGAAGAGLVVLAATISSFPLLLIGMAAFGAASSANLQARFAAADLAAPDHRARAISVVVWASTIGAVLGPNLSAPASRSFAGTAIPETAGPFVWAAAVFLLTGTLIGVLLRPDPLLTARSLAAPEEQTREGRSLRAGFAAVKSSPRARLALLTVAVSHTTMVSIMVMTPMDLSHHGAGLELIGLVISGHIAGMFAFSPVMGWLADRLGRLSVIGLAAGLLSVAALLAGTAGPSHGRTALGLFLLGLGWSAGMVSGSALLTDSVPQPARAAVQGLSDLTMNAAAGLGGAAAGLIMSGAGYGWLNAVGAALLLPMAALALFTARRHPVPAKGGVSS; this is encoded by the coding sequence ATGGCCGGTCAGGTCCTCGGCGGCCTCGGTGTGCCGATCAGCATCGCCTTGGCCCCCGTACTCGCCACCGAGGTCAGCGGCACCGAGGCACTGTCCGGCGTCGCCTCCACGGCCGCGGTGATCGGCACCGCCGTCGTCTCGCTGCCGCTCGCCGCGCTGATGAACGCGCGCGGCCGCCGCCCCGGCCTGGTGCTGGCCTACCTGATCGGCGCCGCCGGAGCGGGCCTGGTCGTGCTCGCCGCCACGATCAGCAGCTTCCCGCTGCTGCTGATCGGCATGGCCGCCTTCGGCGCCGCCTCCTCGGCGAACCTGCAGGCCCGGTTCGCCGCTGCGGACCTCGCGGCCCCGGACCATCGCGCCCGAGCCATCTCGGTCGTGGTGTGGGCCTCGACCATCGGCGCCGTGCTCGGACCCAACCTGTCCGCACCGGCCAGCCGCAGCTTCGCCGGCACCGCGATACCCGAGACGGCCGGCCCGTTCGTCTGGGCCGCCGCCGTCTTCCTGCTCACCGGCACGCTGATCGGCGTACTCCTGCGCCCCGACCCGCTGCTGACGGCCCGGTCGCTCGCCGCGCCCGAGGAACAGACCCGCGAAGGACGCTCGCTGCGGGCCGGATTCGCCGCCGTGAAGTCCTCGCCGCGGGCCCGGCTCGCCCTGCTCACGGTCGCCGTGTCGCACACCACCATGGTGTCGATCATGGTGATGACCCCGATGGACCTGAGCCACCACGGGGCCGGCCTGGAGCTCATCGGACTGGTGATCAGCGGTCACATCGCGGGCATGTTCGCCTTCTCCCCCGTGATGGGCTGGCTCGCCGACCGGCTCGGCCGGCTCTCCGTGATCGGGCTGGCCGCGGGGCTGCTGTCGGTCGCCGCGCTGCTCGCCGGAACGGCCGGGCCCAGCCACGGCCGGACCGCGCTCGGGCTCTTCCTGCTCGGCCTCGGCTGGTCCGCCGGGATGGTGTCGGGCTCGGCCCTGCTGACGGACTCGGTGCCGCAGCCCGCGCGGGCCGCCGTACAGGGGCTGAGCGACCTCACGATGAACGCGGCCGCCGGGCTGGGCGGAGCGGCCGCCGGGCTGATCATGTCGGGCGCGGGCTACGGCTGGCTGAACGCCGTCGGCGCCGCGCTGCTGCTGCCGATGGCGGCGCTCGCGCTGTTCACGGCGCGCCGCCACCCCGTGCCCGCGAAGGGCGGGGTCAGTAGCTGA
- a CDS encoding cupin domain-containing protein has protein sequence MSTSDHPAAPASFSVSVADVELEADDLDPEQIVSGEPVVTGKVLWESADGKQVRGIWQITPGVVTDVEANELFVVVSGRATVEVEGGGTLEVGPGSACVLREGDRTTWTVHETLRKAYHISY, from the coding sequence ATGAGCACCAGTGATCACCCCGCCGCCCCCGCCTCCTTCTCCGTCTCCGTCGCGGACGTCGAACTGGAGGCGGACGACCTCGACCCCGAACAGATCGTCTCCGGCGAGCCCGTCGTGACGGGCAAGGTGCTGTGGGAGTCGGCGGACGGCAAGCAGGTGCGCGGGATCTGGCAGATCACCCCCGGAGTCGTCACCGACGTCGAGGCGAACGAGCTGTTCGTGGTGGTCAGCGGCCGCGCCACCGTCGAGGTCGAGGGCGGCGGGACGCTGGAGGTCGGCCCCGGCTCCGCCTGCGTGCTCCGCGAGGGCGACCGGACCACCTGGACCGTGCACGAGACGCTGCGCAAGGCCTACCACATCAGCTACTGA
- a CDS encoding class I SAM-dependent methyltransferase, whose product MDTRGFYDELADRYDRVYADWDASVTRQGRALDTLLTAALGPGPHTVLDNACGIGTQSLGLAALGHRVTGTDLSPASVARATREAGRRSLPLPVAAADMRALPFADASFDAVVCADNALPHLLTAQDVTTALAETRRVLRPGGLLLLSTRPYGELRRARPRSEAPHVHQGPAGRTVSFQLWHWHADGERYDLELFQLLPDGEGWTTRVSSATYWALPEEETAAYARRAGFADPLWHAPADTGFHQPLLAARRPGRWTG is encoded by the coding sequence ATGGACACGCGTGGTTTCTACGACGAGTTGGCCGACCGGTACGACCGCGTCTACGCGGACTGGGACGCGAGCGTCACCCGCCAGGGCCGGGCCCTCGACACCCTGCTCACCGCCGCCCTGGGCCCCGGCCCGCACACGGTGCTCGACAATGCCTGCGGCATCGGGACCCAGTCACTGGGCCTGGCGGCGCTGGGCCACCGGGTCACCGGGACCGACCTCAGCCCCGCCTCCGTGGCCCGCGCCACCCGCGAGGCCGGCCGGCGCTCGCTCCCCCTGCCCGTCGCCGCCGCCGACATGCGGGCCCTGCCCTTCGCCGACGCCTCCTTCGACGCCGTGGTCTGCGCCGACAACGCCCTGCCCCACCTGCTGACCGCACAGGACGTGACCACGGCCCTGGCCGAAACCCGGCGGGTGCTGCGCCCCGGCGGACTGCTGCTGCTCTCCACCCGCCCGTACGGGGAGCTGCGCCGGGCCCGGCCGCGGAGCGAGGCCCCTCACGTCCACCAGGGCCCCGCCGGGCGGACGGTGTCCTTCCAGCTGTGGCACTGGCATGCCGACGGGGAGCGGTACGACCTGGAGCTCTTCCAGTTGCTGCCGGACGGCGAAGGCTGGACGACCCGGGTGTCGAGCGCGACGTACTGGGCGCTGCCGGAGGAGGAGACGGCCGCGTACGCCCGGCGGGCCGGGTTCGCCGACCCGCTCTGGCACGCACCGGCGGACACCGGCTTCCATCAGCCGCTGCTCGCCGCCCGGCGCCCGGGGCGCTGGACAGGGTGA
- a CDS encoding pseudouridine-5'-phosphate glycosidase — MSQHRASEIPVLSAEVREALTRGRPVVALESTIIAHGLPRPRNLEVGLELEALVRAEGAVPATIAVVDGVAYAGLDKDRLERIAGGEGVRKLGHRDLAPALATGATGATTVSATAFLAARAGLRVFATGGLGGVHREWAQTQDESADLSLLARTRITVVCAGVKSILDVPGTLQRLETLGVGVLGYRTDRFPGFYLSDSGEPVDWTVREPEEVAAVMAAQDALGGADSALLVANPVAREEQLDPELHDRVLAEALAECHERGITGQAVTPFLLGFLVRATNGASLEANLAAVRGNVRLGARIAGAWAARA, encoded by the coding sequence ATGTCACAGCACAGAGCATCTGAGATCCCGGTCCTGTCGGCGGAGGTACGCGAGGCGCTCACCCGGGGAAGGCCCGTGGTGGCCCTGGAGTCGACGATCATCGCGCACGGTCTGCCCCGCCCCCGCAACCTGGAGGTGGGCCTCGAGCTGGAGGCCTTGGTCCGCGCGGAGGGCGCGGTTCCGGCGACGATCGCGGTCGTGGACGGGGTGGCGTACGCGGGCCTGGACAAGGACCGGTTGGAGCGGATCGCGGGCGGCGAGGGCGTGCGCAAGCTCGGTCACCGGGATCTGGCTCCCGCGCTGGCGACGGGCGCGACCGGGGCGACGACGGTGTCCGCGACGGCCTTCCTGGCGGCCCGGGCGGGCCTACGGGTCTTCGCCACGGGCGGGCTGGGCGGCGTGCACCGGGAGTGGGCGCAGACGCAGGACGAATCGGCGGACCTGTCGCTGCTGGCGCGCACGCGGATCACCGTGGTGTGCGCGGGCGTGAAGTCGATCCTGGACGTGCCGGGCACGCTGCAGCGGCTGGAGACGCTCGGGGTGGGGGTGCTCGGCTACAGGACGGACCGCTTCCCCGGGTTCTACCTGTCCGACTCGGGCGAGCCGGTGGACTGGACGGTGCGCGAGCCCGAGGAGGTGGCGGCGGTGATGGCCGCTCAGGACGCGCTGGGCGGCGCCGACTCGGCGCTGTTGGTGGCCAATCCGGTGGCGCGGGAGGAGCAGCTGGATCCGGAGCTGCACGACCGGGTGCTGGCGGAGGCGCTCGCCGAGTGCCACGAGCGCGGGATCACGGGGCAGGCGGTGACCCCGTTCCTGCTGGGGTTCCTGGTACGGGCGACGAACGGGGCCTCGCTGGAGGCGAACCTGGCGGCGGTACGCGGCAACGTGCGGCTCGGGGCCCGGATCG